The Scomber japonicus isolate fScoJap1 chromosome 8, fScoJap1.pri, whole genome shotgun sequence genome has a segment encoding these proteins:
- the LOC128363482 gene encoding SCAN domain-containing protein 3-like: protein MKPSRLKDHLNKIHPDKASKGTAYFQALKEQHSKRSISSLFARKVDRSESGLVASYNISLLIAKSGLPFTVGERLVLPAIKEAISTVMERDPAPVLKAIPHSNDSVARRIKEMALDTEQQLCATLRENYFSIQLDETTTADNNVMLMAYVRYVCGRDVSEDILFAKYLSTDTRGETIFNALDEYLQANSIPFGNILACATDGAPAMVGRYRGFATLLKERVPKVLAVHCVLHRHNLASKAISPSLHQSLNTAVKGINKIKAHALNDRLFRQLCGENNEGFERLLLHTEVRWLSKGNCLARLCELFASVLEFLERVDAELRGMLWSSRHDIHYLADFFQKMNEVSLKLQGEAETLVRSKATVRSLIAKLDLYRHNLGRRQLNSFPYLTKVLDDLSDSHLLRYTEHLMAVKADLEIRFRDLEELVVPEWVTEPFQMDACSCDVALQESLIDLQNDEEAKATFRVSGWRAMWAAHGARFPLLWEKTRLLLLAFPTSYLVEQGFSQALHMQTKYRNRLNLVDSGALRLKLTSLHPAVKKLAASHQAQGSH from the exons ATGAAACCGTCTCGTTTAAAGGACCATCTTAATAAGATTCATCCAGACAAGGCATCTAAGGGTACGGCATATTTCCAGGCCCTCAAGGAGCAGCACTCCAAACGGAGCATCTCCAGTCTGTTTGCCCGGAAGGTAGATAGGTCCGAGAGTGGGTTAGTTGCTTCCTACAACATATCTTTGTTGATAGCGAAGTCCGGCTTACCTTTTACCGTGGGGGAGAGGTTGGTTCTCCCTGCTATTAAAGAGGCCATCTCCACTGTCATGGAGCGGGACCCGGCACCGGTGTTAAAGGCCATTCCCCACAGCAATGACAGTGTGGCGCGGAGAATTAAAGAGATGGCGCTGGATACCGAACAGCAGCTGTGTGCCACACTGCGAGAAAACTATTTTAGTATCCAGCTGGATGAGACAACCACTGCAGACAACAATGTCATGTTAATGGCATATGTCCGttatgtgtgtgggagggatGTGTCTGAGGACATACTGTTTGCAAAATATCTATCCACTGACACAAGAGGAGAGACCATCTTCAACGCCTTGGATGAGTACCTCCAGGCCAATTCCATCCCGTTTGGCAACATCCTCGCCTGTGCCACGGACGGAGCTCCCGCTATGGTTGGGAGGTACCGCGGGTTCGCAACTTTGTTAAAGGAGCGTGTGCCAAAAGTGTTGGCAGTGCACTGCGTGCTGCACCGCCACAACCTCGCATCCAAGGCAATCAGTCCATCCCTCCACCAGTCGCTGAACACTGCAGTCAAGGGCATAAATAAAATCAAGGCCCATGCCCTTAATGACCGGCTCTTTAGGCAGTTGTGTGGGGAAAACAATGAGGGCTTTGAGCgtctgctgctgcacacagaGGTGCGCTGGCTCTCGAAAGGCAACTGCCTGGCGAGGCTGTGTGAGTTATTCGCATCAGTCCTAGAGTTCCTCGAAAGGGTGGATGCAGAGCTCAGGGGTATGCTGTGGTCCAGCCGTCACGACATCCACTACCTGGCAGACTTCTTTCAAAAAATGAATGAGGTGTCACTGAAGCTCCAAGGAGAGGCTGAGACACTCGTCCGCTCAAAGGCCACTGTCCGCAGTTTAATTGCCAAACTGGACCTGTACCGGCACAATTTGGGCAGACGTCAGCTGAACAGCTTCCCTTACCTAACCAAG GTGCTGGATGACCTGTCAGACAGCCATCTGCTTCGTTACACGGAGCACTTGATGGCTGTGAAAGCAGACCTGGAGATCCGTTTCAGGGACCTAGAAGAACTGGTTGTCCCTGAATGGGTAACAGAGCCATTTCAGATGGATGCATGTAGCTGTGATGTGGCACTCCAAGAAAGCCTTATTGACCTCCAAAATGACGAGGAGGCCAAGGCAACGTTTCGCGTCTCTGGGTGGCGCGCCATGTGGGCTGCGCACGGTGCGCGTTTCCCCCTGCTGTGGGAGAAGACCCGTCTTCTGCTTCTGGCTTTCCCAACCTCATACCTCGTTGAGCAGGGATTCAGCCAAGCTCTCCACATGCAGACGAAGTACCGCAACCGTCTGAATTTGGTGGACTCCGGTGCACTGCGACTGAAACTGACATCTCTGCACCCCGCTGTTAAAAAACTCGCAGCAAGCCACCAAGCACAGGGCTCACATTAA